The nucleotide window GGTCGGCTGCGAGCGGCGCGGCGGCCGTGGTCGACGCCCGGTCAGCGGGTGTGGATGCCGCGGCGCCGAGCATCGGCGTCGAGATCGCGCCCGCCAGAACCGCGGCGAACACGAGTCGCGTCATTCGAAGCATCCGGTCCCCCAACCGTCGCCGGCTCGCAACGCCGGTCGGAACCAAGGGTAGGGCCTCTCGCGGAAGTCCGCACCCGTCGCGGCGCGCGTCGGGCGGGCGGGCGGCCTCGCGCCGCGGTGCCCGGCCGAACCGCCCTCTACTTCTTCGCCTGCCGCGGCACGACGATCTCGCGGATGATGAGCAGGATGCCCGCCGACACCGGGATCGCCACGAGCGCGCCGAGGAGGCCGAGGAGGGTTCCGCCGGCCAGCGCCGAGATGAGCACGATGGCCCCCGGCACCTGCACGGCCTTGCTCATGACCCGCGGGGTGAGCACGTAGGCCTCGACCTGCATGTAGACGAGCATCGCGGCGAGCACGACGACGGCCGAGACCGGTGAGACGAGCAGGGCGACGACGGTCATGATCGCGGTCGTGATGATCGTGCCGATCAGGGGGATGAGGGTGATGAAGAGCGCGAGGACGCCGATGATGAGGGCGTAGCGGACGCCGACGAGGCTCAGCAGGATCGTCGAGAACACGGCGTTCACGAAGGCGAGCACGGCCATGCCGCTGAGGTAGGAGCCGATGGATCGCATGATGCGTTCCGCATAGTCGGCGACGACGGGGCGGTGGGAGCCGGCGACGAGCGAGAGCATGGCCCGCTTGGTCTGGTCGAGGCTCGCGATGAAGTAGATCGTGAGGATGAACACGAAGATCCCGGTCGAGACGCCGTCGAGCACGGAGACGCCGAAGGCGAGCGCCCCGCCGCCGATGTCGGCCCACAGTTCCGGGTCCGCAAGCGCATCGCCGAGCCAGACGACGAAGCCGTCGGCGACCCCGTTCGTCGCCTCGTCGAGCTCGGTGAACCACGGCTGCGCCTCCAGGTCCGCGATCTGCGCCGGGACGGTCTGCACGAGCGTGACGATCTGGGTGACGACGGGCGGGACGATGATCCACACGACGATCGCGGCGGCCGCTGCGAACAGCAGGATGACCGTCGTCACCGCCGCCCCGCGGCGCATGCCGCGGCGCTGGAACCAGTGCACGAGCGGGTCGAGGCCGAGCGCGATGAACGCGGCGACGAACACCGAGACGAGCACCCCGGAGAGGTTGACGACCGCGTAGCCGATGAGGAGGGCCCCGAGCAGCCCGAGGGTGACGGTGAAGCCCCACCGCAGCGGGGCGCGTGCGAAGAGGGAGTCCCCCGCGCCCTGCTGGCCCCGATCGGCGGTGCGCACGCGCCCAGCCTAGGGTCGGCGGATGCGTCGTGTCGGTCGCCACGCGCTAGCCTCGGAGTGCGCGCCGCGTGCGCGCCGTGCGTCCGCAGGCGCCCGTCGCATCCGTCCCGCGTTCGCCGAGACCGAAGGAACCCCATGACCGCACACCGCCGCATCGTCCGGACCGTCGCGCTCGCCGCGGCATCCACGCTCGCGCTCGCCGGCTGCACGGCGGGCAGCACCTCCGACGACGAGGCGAAGACGGGCGTCGTCGTCGGCCTCACGGGCGAGCCGGCGAATCTCGACTTCACGACCACGGCGGGTTCGGCGATCCCGCAGGTGCTGATGAACAACGTGTACGAGGGGCTCGTGAAGATCGACCAGGAGGGGCGGATCCAGCCGCTGCTGGCCACCGACTGGCAGGTGAGCGACGACCGCACGACGTACGTCTTCGAACTGGCCGACGGGGTGACGTTCTCGAACGGCGACGAGTTCACGGCCGACGACGTCGCGTTCAGCATCGACCGGGTGAAGAACGACTGGACGCTGAGCCTGAAGGCGCAGATGGACGTCGTGGATCGCGTCGAGGTCGTCTCCGACACCGAGGTGCGGGTCGTGCTCGGCCGCCCGAGCAACTCGTGGCTGTTCGCGATGGGCACCTCGGTCGGTGCGATGTTCTCCGAGGGCGGGGTGGATGCCCTGGCCACCGATCCGGTCGGCACGGGCCCGTTCACGGTCGAGGAGTTCGTGCAGGGCGACCGCATCGAGCTCGCCGCCCGCGACGACTACTGGGGGGAGGCGCCCGGTATCGAGTCGGCGACGGTGCGGTACTTCGCCGACGCCGTGGCGCAGACGAACGCGCTGCGCGCCGGCGATATCGACATGGCCTGGAACATGCAGGCGCCCGATCTCGTCTCGCAGTTCGAGGCCGAAGACTTCCAGGTGATCGACGGGACGTCCACGGGCGAGATCCTGTTGTCGATGAACAACCGCGTCGCCCCCTTCGACGATGTGCGGGTGCGGCAGGCGGTCGCCTACGCGCTCGACCGGCAGGCGATCCTCGACGCCGCCTGGGGCGGCTACGGCACGCTCATCGGGGCGATGGTGCCGCCGACCGACCCGTATTACGAGGATCTCACGGGCGAGTACCCGTACGACCCGGAGCGGGCGAAGGCGCTGCTGGCCGAGGCCGGCGCCGAGGGCGTCTCGGTCACGTTCGACGTGCCGACCCGGCCGTATGCGAACGCCGTCTCCGAGATCGTCGTCGACCAGCTGGCCGCCGTCGGCATCGACGCGACGATCCGTTCGGCCGAGTTCCCGGCGGTGTGGCTCGACCGGGTCTTCACGAAGCACGACTTCGAGATGAGCGTCATCCTCGCGACCGAGGCGCGCGACTTCGCGACCGTCTTCAACGACCCCGACTACTACATCGGCTACGACAACACGCGCATCGCGCCGATCATCGCCGCCGCCGACCAGGGCACCGAGGAGGAGTTCGTCGACGGGATGAAGGAGGCCGTGCGCATCGTCACCGAGGATGCGGCGGCGGTGCCGCTGTTCCTGTTCCCGAACCTCGTCGTCGCCGACGCGGGCCTCACCGGCATCGCCGGCAACGCGGTGACCGAGTCGATGGATCTCACCGGGCTGAGCTGGGCGGACTGAGCCGGGCCGGCGAGCGCGGGAAGGAGGGCGGATGCTCCGGCGCATCCTCGTGAGCCTCGGGCAGTTCGCGATCACCGTCCTCGTCGCGACGATGATCGTCTTCCTGCTGCTCCGGGTGATGCCGGGCGACCCCGCGGTCGTCGCCCTCGGCATCAACGCGACCCCCGATGCGCTGGACGCGTGGCGGCACGAGCACGGCACCGACCGGCCCCTGTGGCTGCAGTACCTCGAGTGGATGGGCGGCCTCGTCACGGGCGACTTCGGCACCTCGTACGTGACCTCGCAGGAGCTCACCCCCCTCATCGCCGACCGGGTGCAGGTCACCCTCATCCTCGTCGGCTGCGCGATGCTCCTGGCCCTCGTCATCGCGGTGCCGATCGGCACGCTCGCGGCGGTGCGGCATCGGGATGCCGCGGGCGCCGTGCTCTCGGGCGCCTCGCAGATCGGGGTGGCGATCCCGAACTTCCTCGTCGGCGTGCTGCTCATCGCGTTCTTCTCGGTGCGGCTCGGCTGGTTCCCCTCGGGCGGCTGGGTGGCGCCCGCTGAGGATGTCGGGGCCTTCCTGCAGCGTCTCGTGCTGCCGGTGATCGCCCTCGGTTCGGTGCAGGCGGCGATCATCACCCGCTATGTGCGTTCGGCGGTGCTGGAGATCATGCGCGAGGACTTCCTGCGCACCGGGCGGGCGAAGGGCCTCACCTTCGGCGGCGCCCTCGTGCGGCACGGCCTGCGGAACGCGGGGGTGCCGGTGATCACGATCGTCGGCGTGCAGCTCGCAGCACTCCTCATCGGGGCCGTCGTCATCGAGCGGGTGTTCGCGATCCCGGGCCTCGGGAGCCTCCTCGTCGACTCGGTCGCCAACCGCGACCTGCTCGCCGTGCAGGCCGTCGTCGTCGTGCTCGTCCTGCTCGTCGTGCTCCTGAACCTCATCGTCGACGTCGTCTACGCCCTCGTGGACCCCAGGCTGCGGAGGGAGGCGGCATGACGGCATCCACTCCGCGAGACCTCGCCGCGAACCCGTTGCCGCCCGCGCCCCCGCGCGGCCGGCGGGCGAACGCGCAGCTCGTCATCGGCGCCGTGCTCATCGGCCTCGTCGTGGCGGTCGCGCTCGTCTCGCTCGTGTGGACGCCGCACGACCCGCTGGCCACGAACGCCGCCGACCGTCTGCAGGGCCCGAGCGGCGAGCACCCCTTCGGCACCGACCGCTACGGCCGCGACGTGCTCTCGAACGTGATGGCCGGCGCACAGGTCACCCTCGTGGTCGGCTTCATCGCCGTCGGCATCGCCGCCGTGGTCGGGGTGCCGCTCGGGGTCCTCGCCGCGATGCGGCCGGGCGCGCCGGGCATCGTCATCATGCGCGGCAGCGACATCCTGCTCGCGTTCCCCGGGCTGCTGCTCGCGCTCGTGTTCGGCGCCGTGTTCGGGGCGGGCACGGTGTCGGCGATGATCGCGCTCGGCATCGGGGCGATTCCCGCGTTCGCCCGCGTCGCCCGCAGCGGCGCCCTGCAGGTCATGAAGACCGACTACGTGCTCGCGGCGCGCGCGGCGAACCGTTCGGGGTTCCGCATCGCGCTCCGCCATGTGCTGCCGAACATCGGCGGCCTCGCGATCGTGCAGTGCTCGGTGAACTTCGCGCTCGCCGTGCTCGCCGAGGCGGGCCTGTCGTTCCTCGGGCTCGGCACGCAGCCGCCGACGCCGTCGTGGGGGCGGATGCTGCAGGAGTCGCAGCAGTATCTCGGCGTCGCCGATCATCTCGCGATCGCCCCGGGCATCGCGATCGCCATCGCCGTGCTCGGTTTCAACCTGTTCGGCGACGGGCTGCGCGACGTGTTCGATCCGAAGCTGCGGAGGCGGCGATGAGCGGGCAGGGCGGGCAGGGTGCACCGAGCATGCCGGGCGGGGTGGATGCCGGGTCGCACGGCGCGGGGCGGGGGCGCCCGCCCTCGAGGTCGCCGGCCTGACCGTGCGCGCCGGGGCATCCACCCTGGTGGAGGACGTCTCGTTCCGCGTCGAACGCGGCGAACGGGTGGGCCTCATCGGCGAATCGGGATCGGGCAAGTCGGTCACGGCGATGGCCGTGATGGGGCTGCTCTCCGACAGCCTCGACGTCGCCGGCGACATCCGCGTCGAGGGTTCGCCGAACCTCGTCGGCCGGACCGACCGGCAGATCGCGCCGCTCCGCGGGCAGCGCATGTCGATGGTGTTCCAGGAGCCGATGACCGCCCTCGACCCGCTGCAGCGCGTCGGCGCGCAGGTCGCCGAGGTCATGACGATCCACGGCACGGCCGGGCGCGCCGCGGCATCCGCCCGCGCCGTCGAACTGCTCGGCACCGTCGGCCTGCCCGACCCCGAGTACGCCGCCCGCGCCTACCCGCACCAGCTGTCGGGCGGGCAGCGGCAGCGGGTCATGATCGCGATGGCCCTCGCCAACGACCCCGCCCTGCTCGTCGCCGATGAACCGACGACCGCGCTCGACGTGACCGTGCAGCGGCAGGTGCTGGAACTGCTGCTCGACCTCGTGCGGGAGCGCGACACCGGGCTGCTGTTCATCACGCACGACCTCGCCGTCGTCGCGAGCGTCTGCGAGCGCGTGCTCGTCATGGAACGCGGCCGCATCGTCGAGCAGGGCCCGATCTCGCGCGTGTTCACGGCGCCCGAGCATCCGTACACGCGGGGGCTGCTGGCCGCCAGCGACCTCGAGGCGACAGATGCGGACGGGCGGCTGTTCACGGTCGCGACCGCGGGCGCGTACGTGCCGGGGCGACGGGTGGATGCCGCGGGGCGGCGTGCCGGCGGGGTGCCGGATGCGGGCGCGCGGGATGGCGCCACGCCGGGCGGGGGCGCCGCGGCATCCACGGCGGGGCATGCGCCCGCGCCCGTGGTGCGCGTCGCCGGCCTCACGAAGACGTACACGAGGCGCGGCCGGCTGCTGCGCGGCTCGAAGCGCATCGAGGCGCTCGGCGGGCTCGATCTCGAGATCGCCGCGGGGGAGCGGTTCGGCATCGTCGGCGAGTCGGGGTCGGGCAAGTCGACGCTGCTCCGGATCCTCGCCGGGCTGAGCCGCGCCGGTTCGGGCGAGGTCGAGGTCGCCGGGGTGCGGGTCGACGGGGCGAGCGAGCGCGAGCTCGGGATGCTCCGGCGCCAGCTGCAGATCGTGTTCCAGGATCCGATGGGCTCGCTCGACCCGCGCATGCGCGTGCGCGATATCGTCGCCGAGCCGCTGCTGAACCCGGCGAACCTGCGGGCGGGCGCCGGCGGCGAGGGGCGGCGGGAGCTCGTCGCGCGCGTGCTGGAGCAGGTGGGGTTGCCGGCCGACGCCGCCGAACGCTACCCGCACGAGTTCTCGGGCGGGCAGCGGCAGCGCATCTCGATCGCGCGCGCCCTCGTCTGCACACCGCGGGTGCTGCTCGCCGACGAGCCCGTCAGCGCCCTGGACGTCTCGGTGCGGGCGCAGGTGCTGAACCTGCTCGCCGACCTCATCGACGAGGCGCAGCTGACCCTCGTGTTCGTCTCGCACGACCTCGGCGTCGTGCGCTACCTCTGCGACCGGGTCGCCGTCATGCAGGCCGGCCGCATCGTCGAGATCGGCCCGACGGAGGAGATCTACGAGCGACCGCAGCACCCGTACACGCGCTCGCTCGTGCAGGCCTCCCCGTCGCTCGAGGCCGTGCTGGGGGAGCGATGAGCGGCCGCGGGGCAGGGCGCGAGCCGGCCGGTGTCGCCGGGGATTCCGACCGCGGGTCGGGTGCGGATGCCGGGGCGCGGCCCCTCCGCCCGGGCGCACGGCCGGCCCGGGAGCTCGGCGCCGCGTATCGTTCGGGGGAGCTCACCCCGGCCGAGGCCGCCGAGGACGTCCTCACGGCGATCGCGGTGCGGAACGGGGAGCTGAACGCCTTCGCCGAGCTCGACCCGGAGGCGGTGCGCGAGGCCGCTGCAGCGAGTGCGGCGCGCTTCGCGGCGGGTGCGCCGCGCGGACCGCTCGACGGCGTTCCGGTGACGGTGAAGGAGAACCTGCGGCGGCGCGGCATCCCGTACCGTGCCGGCACCGCCGCGGGCGACGCGTTCGTGCCCGAGCGGAACTCGCCGGCCGTCGACCGCCTGCTCGAGGCCGGTGCGATCATCGTCGGCTCGACGACGATGCCCGACTGGGGCATGCTCTCCTCGGGCGTGTCGAGTCTGCACGGCATCACCCGGAACCCCTGGAACCCCGCCTTGACGGCCGGCGGATCCTCGGCGGGCGCCGGCACCGCGGCGGCGGCCGGCTTCGGCGCGGTGCACCTCGGCAGCGACATCGGCGGTTCGGTGCGGTTCCCGGCGACGTGGGCCGGGCTCGCCTCGCTGAAGCCGAGCGCGGGCAGGGTGCCGCACGACGACCCGTACTTCGGCCGCGCCGTCGGGCCGATCGCCCGCACCGTCGACGACCTCGCGGTCGCGATGGCCGGGATCGCCCGCCCCGACGCGCGGGACTACACGGCGCTGCCCGGGGCATCCATCGACTGGTCGGCGCGCATGCCCGAGGTTCGCGGGCTCCGCCTCGGGCTCATGCTCGATGCCGGGGCTGGGATGCCGGTCGAAGAATCCACCCTCGCCGCGGTGCGCGCGGCCGCCGACCGTTTCGCCGCCGCCGGGGCCGAGATCGTGGAGGTGCCGCCGATCCTCGACGAGCCGATGCTCGCCGCCATCGACCGCTTCTGGCGGGTGCGCTTCTGGAACACCGCGCTCAAGCTGCCGACCGACGCCCGCGAACAGTTGCTGCCCTACATCGCCCGCTGGTGCGCGGGCGGGGCGTCCGTCGCCGGGCACGAGGCGCTCGACGCCTACGACACGATGCAGCAGGTGCGTCGCGTCGCGGTCGCGGCGATGGGTGCGGATGCCGGGTCGCCCCGGACCGGCGGGGCGAACCGCTCGGGGGTGCCGGGGCCGGTGGGGTCGGTGGGCCTGGGGTCGGTGGGTCCGGGGTCGGGGGCGCCGGGGCATCCACTCGGCTCGACGCCCTGCTTTCGCCGGTCGCGCCCGTCGCCGCGTTCCCCGCCGAGTGGCCGATGCCGTTCGGGGAGGAGGACCGCGGCATGGCGCACATCGCCTTCACCGTGCCGTTCAACCTGTCGGGTCAGCCCGCGGCGACCGTCAACTGCGGTTTCACCGCCGACGGCCGCACGATCGGACTGCAGATCGCCGGCGGCCCCCACGACGACGCCGGCGTGCTCGCCCTCGCCCGCTGGTACGAGGCGCACCGCCCGCCCGCCGCCGCGCCGGCGTTCCCGGTGTAGGGCGCCGCCCGCTGCACCGCTCCGGCCGCTGCGCCCGGTGTGGGGCGCTGTCCGCCGCTGCTCCCGGTGGGGCGCTGTCGGCCGGCGTTCCCGGTTGGGCGCCGCCGCCCGCTGCGCCGCTCCGCCGGCCCGCCCCCCCGGCTCGGCCGTCGCCAAAGCAGGCCGAATCGACTGCGCGGCACCGAAGGCAGGCCGAATGGGCGTGCTCGGCATCCCCGTGGCCTGTTTTCGGGACGCACACGGCCGGCTGAGTCGATGCGCGACCGGCTCAGTCCGTGAGCGGCCGGCTCAATCGATGCGCGACCCGCTCAGTCGGTGCGGGGCAGCGTGAGGAGGAAGACGTCCTCGTCGCCGAGGACGGTGAGGGTCTCACCGTCGAGGCGGCCCTCCTCGAGGCGGCTGAGGGGGGTGTCGACGCCCTCGCAGGCGCGCTGCGTCATGAAGACGTCGTCGAACTCGATGCCGCCGTCGTCCTCCGGGTCCCAGCGGCCGCCCATGCGGTTGCAGCCGTCGTAGCCGCTGAAGCGGCCGTCGCCGCCGATCATGAGATGCACGCCCTCCGGGTCGCCCCAGGTGCCGACATAGGCGTCCCACGGGGCCGGGATCGGCGCGGCGTCGGTCGGCGGTGCGGGCGTCGTGGCGGGTGCGGATGCCGCGGGCGTGGTGGCCGGCGGTGCGCTCGGCGGGGGCGCGTCGTCGGAACCGC belongs to Agromyces archimandritae and includes:
- a CDS encoding ABC transporter permease, producing the protein MTASTPRDLAANPLPPAPPRGRRANAQLVIGAVLIGLVVAVALVSLVWTPHDPLATNAADRLQGPSGEHPFGTDRYGRDVLSNVMAGAQVTLVVGFIAVGIAAVVGVPLGVLAAMRPGAPGIVIMRGSDILLAFPGLLLALVFGAVFGAGTVSAMIALGIGAIPAFARVARSGALQVMKTDYVLAARAANRSGFRIALRHVLPNIGGLAIVQCSVNFALAVLAEAGLSFLGLGTQPPTPSWGRMLQESQQYLGVADHLAIAPGIAIAIAVLGFNLFGDGLRDVFDPKLRRRR
- a CDS encoding AI-2E family transporter; the encoded protein is MRTADRGQQGAGDSLFARAPLRWGFTVTLGLLGALLIGYAVVNLSGVLVSVFVAAFIALGLDPLVHWFQRRGMRRGAAVTTVILLFAAAAAIVVWIIVPPVVTQIVTLVQTVPAQIADLEAQPWFTELDEATNGVADGFVVWLGDALADPELWADIGGGALAFGVSVLDGVSTGIFVFILTIYFIASLDQTKRAMLSLVAGSHRPVVADYAERIMRSIGSYLSGMAVLAFVNAVFSTILLSLVGVRYALIIGVLALFITLIPLIGTIITTAIMTVVALLVSPVSAVVVLAAMLVYMQVEAYVLTPRVMSKAVQVPGAIVLISALAGGTLLGLLGALVAIPVSAGILLIIREIVVPRQAKK
- a CDS encoding ABC transporter permease, yielding MLRRILVSLGQFAITVLVATMIVFLLLRVMPGDPAVVALGINATPDALDAWRHEHGTDRPLWLQYLEWMGGLVTGDFGTSYVTSQELTPLIADRVQVTLILVGCAMLLALVIAVPIGTLAAVRHRDAAGAVLSGASQIGVAIPNFLVGVLLIAFFSVRLGWFPSGGWVAPAEDVGAFLQRLVLPVIALGSVQAAIITRYVRSAVLEIMREDFLRTGRAKGLTFGGALVRHGLRNAGVPVITIVGVQLAALLIGAVVIERVFAIPGLGSLLVDSVANRDLLAVQAVVVVLVLLVVLLNLIVDVVYALVDPRLRREAA
- a CDS encoding amidase family protein, which encodes MPFGEEDRGMAHIAFTVPFNLSGQPAATVNCGFTADGRTIGLQIAGGPHDDAGVLALARWYEAHRPPAAAPAFPV
- a CDS encoding dipeptide ABC transporter ATP-binding protein gives rise to the protein MRAGASTLVEDVSFRVERGERVGLIGESGSGKSVTAMAVMGLLSDSLDVAGDIRVEGSPNLVGRTDRQIAPLRGQRMSMVFQEPMTALDPLQRVGAQVAEVMTIHGTAGRAAASARAVELLGTVGLPDPEYAARAYPHQLSGGQRQRVMIAMALANDPALLVADEPTTALDVTVQRQVLELLLDLVRERDTGLLFITHDLAVVASVCERVLVMERGRIVEQGPISRVFTAPEHPYTRGLLAASDLEATDADGRLFTVATAGAYVPGRRVDAAGRRAGGVPDAGARDGATPGGGAAASTAGHAPAPVVRVAGLTKTYTRRGRLLRGSKRIEALGGLDLEIAAGERFGIVGESGSGKSTLLRILAGLSRAGSGEVEVAGVRVDGASERELGMLRRQLQIVFQDPMGSLDPRMRVRDIVAEPLLNPANLRAGAGGEGRRELVARVLEQVGLPADAAERYPHEFSGGQRQRISIARALVCTPRVLLADEPVSALDVSVRAQVLNLLADLIDEAQLTLVFVSHDLGVVRYLCDRVAVMQAGRIVEIGPTEEIYERPQHPYTRSLVQASPSLEAVLGER
- a CDS encoding ABC transporter substrate-binding protein, which codes for MTAHRRIVRTVALAAASTLALAGCTAGSTSDDEAKTGVVVGLTGEPANLDFTTTAGSAIPQVLMNNVYEGLVKIDQEGRIQPLLATDWQVSDDRTTYVFELADGVTFSNGDEFTADDVAFSIDRVKNDWTLSLKAQMDVVDRVEVVSDTEVRVVLGRPSNSWLFAMGTSVGAMFSEGGVDALATDPVGTGPFTVEEFVQGDRIELAARDDYWGEAPGIESATVRYFADAVAQTNALRAGDIDMAWNMQAPDLVSQFEAEDFQVIDGTSTGEILLSMNNRVAPFDDVRVRQAVAYALDRQAILDAAWGGYGTLIGAMVPPTDPYYEDLTGEYPYDPERAKALLAEAGAEGVSVTFDVPTRPYANAVSEIVVDQLAAVGIDATIRSAEFPAVWLDRVFTKHDFEMSVILATEARDFATVFNDPDYYIGYDNTRIAPIIAAADQGTEEEFVDGMKEAVRIVTEDAAAVPLFLFPNLVVADAGLTGIAGNAVTESMDLTGLSWAD
- a CDS encoding META domain-containing protein, whose translation is MAIRGWMPVALAAVAALALAGCTSGGSDDAPPPSAPPATTPAASAPATTPAPPTDAAPIPAPWDAYVGTWGDPEGVHLMIGGDGRFSGYDGCNRMGGRWDPEDDGGIEFDDVFMTQRACEGVDTPLSRLEEGRLDGETLTVLGDEDVFLLTLPRTD